DNA sequence from the Thermococcus gammatolerans EJ3 genome:
TTGCCCTTTGAGCCACTCATCTTGCCCTTCTGTCCCTTGATTCCGACGAACTCGTACATGAGGGTCATCGGGGCCTTCCAGCCGAAGACCTTCTCCGAAATCTCCTTTCCTGTATCGTAGGAGCTGCCCGCGGCGAGATGGTCTTTGCCGGCAGGCTCGAAGTCTACCCTGAAGTGCGCCCAGCGCATCGGCCAGTCGACACGCCAGCGGAGCTTAACGTTGCCCTCCCTTATGTCGGTCTCGCCTTCGCTCCCGCAGTGCTCACAGCGGTATTTAACCTTCCACCCGCCGTCCCACGAGACGAACTTCGCCTCTTTTCTGCACTTCGGACAGTAGATCATGACCGGCTGCCAGTCGTCCTCGAGGGGCGGTTGCTTGGCCCTCTCACGGTACTTGTCGAGAACGGCCTTAATATCGTCGCGCTTTTCGAGGGCGAGCCTTATCTCGTTGGCATACTCGCCGGACTTGTACAGCTCGCTCGCGTAGAGGAAGTCGGCCTCGATTCCGAGCCTTTTCACTTCCTCCTCGAACTTCTCTATAAAGTGCTCCGCGTAGCTGTCGTGACAGCCCCAGGGGTCGGGAACCTCGCGGACGGGCTTCGTGAGGTGCTCCCTCCACTCCTGCGGGACGTTCTTGGGCACCTTTCTAAAGCGGTCGTAGTCGTCCCACATGTGGATGTGCCTGACCTTCTTTCCCCTGTCCCTCAGGGCGTGGCCCACTATGTAGGCCGTGAAGAACTCCCTGAAGTTGCCTATGTGAACGTAACCGCTCGGGGTTATTCCGCTCTCGACCACGTACTCCTCCTTGTCGCCCCTTTCGCGGATTATCTTTTCGGCCATGTAGTCAGCCCAGTGAACCATTCTCACCACCGCGCTTAGCTCCTCGAAAGGGCTTTTAAGGTTAGCCTCCAGTTGAACAACTTTTCGAGAGAAACATTTATAAGTGCAAAAAGTAAAAACTACCGAACAATGTAAAAGGTGAACGCTATGGAGTTTGAACTGAGGAGAATGAACGTATTCTTCCCGGCGTCGCTGGAAATTCAGGAGGAGCTGTTGAAGGCGGGCTTTAAGGTGCCTTACGACAAGGAAACAGGGAGGAAAACTCCCGTTCCTGTGGTTTCAAGCTCGATGGAAGGGCGAAAGCTGAGGCGCGGTAGACTGTTGAAGGCCAAAGATGTTGAAATGAAAGATAAGTTCGCGGTGATTCCCGAGGAGAG
Encoded proteins:
- the lysS gene encoding lysine--tRNA ligase yields the protein MVHWADYMAEKIIRERGDKEEYVVESGITPSGYVHIGNFREFFTAYIVGHALRDRGKKVRHIHMWDDYDRFRKVPKNVPQEWREHLTKPVREVPDPWGCHDSYAEHFIEKFEEEVKRLGIEADFLYASELYKSGEYANEIRLALEKRDDIKAVLDKYRERAKQPPLEDDWQPVMIYCPKCRKEAKFVSWDGGWKVKYRCEHCGSEGETDIREGNVKLRWRVDWPMRWAHFRVDFEPAGKDHLAAGSSYDTGKEISEKVFGWKAPMTLMYEFVGIKGQKGKMSGSKGNVILLSDLYEVLEPGIIRFIYAKARPNKELKIDLGLGLLNLYDEFDKVERIYFGLEHAKNPEEEEELKRTYELSMPKVPERLIAQAPFRFLVTLVQMPHLDEEGIIRVLKEQGHVPENLSEEDIERIRLRIRLAKNWVEKYAPENVKFSLLEEVPELELRPEIREAMRELADWIEANAFTVDELNNAIFDVAKKRGIPSKEWFKALYNLFIGKDRGPRLAPFLASLDKEFVVKRLRLEA